A genomic segment from Glycine soja cultivar W05 chromosome 20, ASM419377v2, whole genome shotgun sequence encodes:
- the LOC114401792 gene encoding light-inducible protein CPRF2-like → MQNKPIVAIRPTTSGSSGEQPDDEEVEGEINKTKNMTLVDAKRVRRMLSNRESDRCSRRRKQTHLTELGTQVSQLRSENSSLLKRFIDVSPKYNNVAIDNRVLKVDVETLRVKDSVKTASTEISSEVIIETFHNDDEALAASDDKVVDKTI, encoded by the exons ATGCAAAACAAACCCATTGTCGCAATAAGGCCAACAACAAGTGGATCATCAGGAGAACAACCAGATGATGAGGAAGTGGAGGGAGAGATTAATAAGACTAAAAACATGACACTTGTTGATGCAAAACGAGTAAGGAG gatGCTTTCTAATAGGGAGTCAGACAGATGCTCAAGAAGGAGAAAGCAGACTCATTTAACTGAGCTGGGGACACAG GTCTCCCAATTACGAAGTGAAAATTCTTCGTTGTTAAAGCGATTCATTGATGTGAGCCCGAAATACAATAATGTTGCAATTGATAATAGAGTACTGAAAGTTGATGTTGAAACATTAAGAGTAAAG GATTCTGTCAAAACTGCAAGCACAGAGATTTCTAGTGAAGTAATCATTGAGACATTTCATAATGATGATGAAGCATTGGCCGCTTCGGACGACAAGGTTGTG GACAAAACTAtctaa
- the LOC114402260 gene encoding uncharacterized protein LOC114402260, which yields MSTLPKHQPEAKPQDLPPDQPASAPSDAKPEDLHPNQPGSESPEAKAEGEEEDEEEEGECGFCLFMKGGGCRDEFIGWENCVQEAENNNEDLLEKCAQVTAALKRCMDAHSDYYEPILRAEKLAEEQAIVELEKEKQNQQQPPQDQKAEKVVEEVAIIELEVEKQNLPPNESQPPSPSSQDQK from the exons ATGTCCACGCTTCCGAAGCACCAACCCGAAGCGAAACCCCAAGATCTCCCTCCGGATCAACCAGCTTCGGCGCCCTCGGATGCAAAACCCGAAGATCTTCATCCGAACCAGCCAGGTTCGGAGTCTCCCGAAGCCAAAGCAGAGGGggaagaagaggatgaagaagaagaaggagagtgCGGGTTCTGCCTCTTCATGAAGGGTGGTGGGTGCAGAGACGAGTTCATAGGGTGGGAAAATTGCGTCCAGGAGGCCGAAAACAACAACGAGGACCTCCTCGAGAAGTGCGCCCAGGTCACCGCCGCTCTCAAGCGCTGTATGGACGCCCACTCCGACTACTACGAGCCCATCCTCCGCGCCGAGAAGCTCGCCGAGGAACAGGCCATCGTCGAATTGGAGAAGGAGAAGCAGAATCAACAACAACCTCCGCAAGACCAAAA GGCCGAGAAGGTTGTTGAGGAAGTAGCCATCATTGAATTGGAGGTGGAAAAGCAAAATTTGCCACCAAACGAGTCCCAACCCCCTTCTCCTTCCAGTCAAGACCAAAAGTGA